One genomic region from Magallana gigas chromosome 3, xbMagGiga1.1, whole genome shotgun sequence encodes:
- the LOC136273267 gene encoding uncharacterized protein, giving the protein MDTPRKRRTLKDVGTRTPSKTKRLLNKDPDTPSKRIEVLINQKEEADKLVANIHRLKMDAEEHLNILPLENEEDTVNLLSLCLSVAQMATLCAVVNHVPENFPDRNVIIRNICKASPLFASTKPESLLHFLRILPCCPNLMTFHKDNPADISSLLWQATWLHKEPYLAFINPPVTECLQCEETLYSFARVAVTLYTLSGPIPGQRGVLKCKSCQMYYHVDGYSSPNRGKAFYSLPSASQWKSASNRVFWSKDLHEFLCESSNHGFVSHQAFAEIFNAVYSENHPRTQKFHAWRDYMLTSEKTDLKTSGTNFSNDDNIDDQTIADCEMTDSITESQSSHA; this is encoded by the exons ATGG ATACCCCTCGGAAACGGCGCACCCTTAAAGATGTGGGCACAAGAACTCCTTCAAAGACTAAAAGACTTTTAAACAAAGATCCAGACACACCATCCAAAAGAATAGAGGTGCTGATCAACCAAAAGGAGGAAGCAGACAAACTTGTGGCAAACATCCATAGATTGAAAATGGACGCAGAAGAACATCTAAACATTCTACCCTTGGAGAATGAGGAGGACACTGTAAACCTTCTTTCCCTGTGCCTATCCGTTGCCCAGATGGCTACCCTCTGTGCAGTCGTCAACCACGTGCCAGAGAATTTTCCAGACAGGAATGTCATCATAAGGAACATTTGCAAGGCCTCTCCACTCTTTGCATCAACAAAGCCGGAATCTTTGTTGCACTTTCTGCGAATTCTTCCGTGTTGCCCAAATCTGATGACCTTCCACAAGGACAACCCAGCAGACATTTCATCACTGTTGTGGCAAGCTACCTGGCTCCACAAGGAACCCTATTTAGCTTTCATCAACCCCCCAGTGACTGAATGTCTGCAGTGTGAAGAGACTCTGTATTCCTTTGCCAGAGTTGCAGTCACCCTGTACACCTTGAGTGGACCCATTCCAGGCCAAAGAGGtgttttaaaatgcaaatcGTGTCAAATGTATTACCATGTGGATGGATACTCTTCACCAAATCGAGGAAAAGCATTTTATTCGCTACCAAGTGCCAGCCAGTGGAAAAGTGCAAGTAACAGAGTCTTTTGGAGCAAGGACCTGCACGAGTTCCTATGTGAATCTAG CAACCATGGATTTGTTTCGCACCAAGCCTTTGCAGAAATCTTCAATGCTGTTTACTCGGAAAACCATCCCAGAACTCAAAAGTTTCATGCTTGGAGAGACTACATGTTGACATCTGAGAAGACTGATTTAAAGACTTCAG GCACCAACTTTTCCAATGATGACAACATAGATGATCAAACCATTGCTGATTGTGAAATGACAGATTCAATCACTGAATCGCAGTCATCTCATG cataa